A part of Entelurus aequoreus isolate RoL-2023_Sb linkage group LG03, RoL_Eaeq_v1.1, whole genome shotgun sequence genomic DNA contains:
- the LOC133645124 gene encoding radixin-like codes for MNKSVSSCGCRAQLEKEKKKREQAEKEKQRMEREKDELLERLRRIEEQTRRAQTELEEQTRKALELDLERQRAKEEAQRLEKERQEAEEAKAALARQAADQMKTQEQLAAELAEFSARISLLEDAKRKKEEDATQWQHKAMAAQDDLERTREELRAAMASPEQDQSDGEESAELLSEEGVSGHRGEEERVTEAQKNERVRKQLQALSSELAEARDDSKKTANDVLHAENVRAGRDKYKTLRQIRQGNTKQRVDEFESM; via the exons ATGAATAAAAGTGTGTCGTCATGTGGCTGCAGAGCTCAgctggagaaggagaagaagaagcgcgAGCAGGCTGAGAAGGAGAAGCAGCGGATGGAGCGCGAGAAGGACGAGCTGCTGGAGCGACTGCGGCGCATCGAGGAGCAGACGCGGCGGGCGCAGACAG AACTGGAGGAGCAGACCCGCAAGGCCCTGGAACTGGACCTGGAGAGGCAGCGGGCCAAGGAGGAGGCCCAGCGTCTGGAGAAGGAGAGGCAGGAGGCGGAGGAGGCCAAGGCGGCGCTCGCCAGGCAGGCTGCGGACCAGATGAAGACCCAGGAACagctg GCTGCTGAGTTGGCAGAGTTCAGCGCCAGGATCTCCCTGCTGGAGGACGCCAAGAGGAAGAAGGAGGAGGACGCCACCCAGTGGCAGCACAAG GCCATGGCGGCGCAGGACGACCTGGAGAGGACGCGCGAGGAGCTGAGGGCGGCCATGGCGTCCCCCGAGCAGGACCAGAGCGACGGCGAGGAGAGCGCCGAGCTGCTGAGCGAGGAGGGCGTGAGCGGCCATCGCGGCGAGGAGGAGCGCGTCACCGAGGCGCAGAAGAACGAGCGCGTCAGGAAGCAGCTGCAG GCGCTGAGCTCTGAGCTGGCGGAGGCGCGTGACGACAGCAAGAAGACGGCAAACGACGTCCTGCACGCGGAGAACGTGCGGGCGGGCCGAGACAAGTACAAGACGCTGCGGCAGATCCGCCAAGGCAACACCAAGCAACGCGTCGACGAGTTCGAGTCCATGTGA